Proteins encoded within one genomic window of Sylvia atricapilla isolate bSylAtr1 unplaced genomic scaffold, bSylAtr1.pri scaffold_102_arrow_ctg1, whole genome shotgun sequence:
- the LOC136374700 gene encoding ADP-ribosyl cyclase/cyclic ADP-ribose hydrolase 1-like, with protein MPLQQGSARMRQRTVLLVGIAVLLAALVLAVVLASLLTHGRHEAGPKMLKWKDRGTTKNLQEVILGRCYNYITAQHPELGDKDCLKIWESLKDAFIYKNPCNITPEDYQPLMELASHPIPCNKSLFWSKTGDLVHRYTKSNQNFLTLEDTLLGYMADRISWCGDPSTPGINYESCPKRNECESNPGSVFWKVASKMFAEAACGVVQVMLNGSVEAGAFRSSSIFESIEVFNLDPDKVSEAHIWLMQDIGGPQG; from the exons ATGCcgctgcagcagggctctgcccgCATGCGGCAGCGCACGGTCCTGCTGGTGGGGATCGCGGTCCTGCTGGCCGCCCTCGTCCTCGCCGTCGTGCTGGCCTCTCTCCTGACCCACGGGAGGCACGAGGCCGGTCCCAAAATGCTGAAGTGGAAGGACAGGGGCACCACTAAGAACTTGCAAGAAGTCATCCTGGGAAGATGCTACAACTACATCACGGCGCAGCACCCGGAGCTGGG AGATAAGGATTGTTTAAAAATTTGGGAATCCTTAAAAGATGCCTTCATTTACAAGAATCCCTGTAATATCACACCAGAAGATTATCAGCCTTTAATGGAGCTAGCGAGTCATCCCATACCCTGTAACAAG tcactgttTTGGAGCAAGACAGGTGACCTCGTTCATCGTTATACAAAATCCAATCAAAATTTCCTTACCTTGGAGGACACCTTGTTGGGTTACATGGCTGACAGAATTTCATGGTGTGGAGACCCCTCTACCCCAG GAATCAACTATGAATCTTGTCCAAAACGAAATGAATGTGAGAGCAACCCCGGCTCTGTGTTCTGGAAAGTGGCATCCAAGATG TTTGCAGAAGCAGCATGTGGTGTGGTTCAAGTGATGCTCAATGGATCAGTAGAAGCTGGAGctttcagaagcag CAGCATTTTTGAAAGTATTGAGGTCTTTAACCTGGATCCAGATAAAGTCTCTGAAGCGCACATTTGGCTTATGCAAGACATTGGTGGACCTCAAGGGTAA